One Phoenix dactylifera cultivar Barhee BC4 chromosome 8, palm_55x_up_171113_PBpolish2nd_filt_p, whole genome shotgun sequence genomic window carries:
- the LOC103712591 gene encoding 40S ribosomal protein SA-like, with protein sequence MATRALSQKEEDIQMMLAADVHLGTKNCDFQMERYVFKRRSDGIFIINLGKTREKLQLAARVIVAIENPQDIIVQSARPYGQRAVLKFAQYTGAHAIAGRHTPGTFTNQLQTSFSEPRLLILTDPRTDHQPIKESALGNIPTIAFCDTDSPMRYVDIGIPANNKGKLSIGCLYWLLARMVLQMRGTIAPGHKWEVMVDLFFYRDPEEAKEQEEEAPVAPEYGAVAEYTGMIPNDQWPAEQWAPDRGAVPPAVPAVPGVDWTATQGAVAGDGWDAAAAPTTDLPPVAPDLPPVAPANWDGQPPPAPSGWES encoded by the exons ATGGCGACGAGGGCTCTCTCGCAGAAGGAGGAGGACATCCAGATGATGCTCGCTGCCGACGTCCACCTCGGCACCAAGAACTGCGACTTCCAGATGGAGCGTTACGTCTTTAAGAGGAGATCCGATG GTATCTTCATCATCAACCTTGGTAAAACTAGGGAAAAGCTTCAGTTAGCAGCTAGGGTTATTGTTGCCATTGAAAACCCCCAAGACATCATTGTTCAGTCTGCTAGACCTTATGGACAGAGAGCTGTCCTGAAATTTGCACAATACACTGGTGCTCATGCCATTGCTGGAAGGCACACACCTGGAACCTTCACTAATCAGCTTCAAACGTCCTTTAGCGAGCCCCGTCTCCTCATTCTCACTGATCCTAGAACGGACCATCAG CCAATTAAGGAATCTGCTCTTGGAAATATTCCTACTATTGCTTTCTGTGACACTGATTCACCAATGCGATATGTTGACATTGGAATTCCGGCCAACAACAAGGGGAAGCTCAGTATTGGTTGCCTTTACTGGTTGCTGGCTAGGATGGTTCTGCAAATGCGTGGTACTATTGCTCCTGGGCACAAATGGGAAGTAATG GTAGACCTGTTTTTCTACAGGGATCCTGAGGAGGCCAAGGAGCAGGAAGAGGAAGCTCCTGTTGCTCCTGAGTATGGTGCTGTTGCTGAGTATACAGGTATGATACCAAATGATCAATGGCCTGCTGAACAATGGGCACCTGATAGGGGAGCTGTACCTCCTGCTGTTCCTGCAGTGCCTGGAGTCGATTGGACTGCTACTCAAG GTGCTGTAGCTGGTGATGGATGGGATGCTGCTGCGGCTCCGACCACGGACCTTCCTCCTGTTGCCCCGGATCTTCCTCCTGTTGCCCCGGCTAATTGGGATGGCCAGCCTCCTCCTGCCCCCTCAGGATGGGAGAGCTAG